GACTTACCAAGCTCTTCATTTCATCTCCATTCACAGTGTTTGATATTGGAGTTACAGTATCATGTTTAGCTTGGTCCAAGCTCTTCACATCTTCCATTTGCTCATCCTTGAGAATATCCACAGGAGGCAAAATTAAACGTACTATAGCATAAGTCCCCAGCGAGACAGAATCTGTATCATGTTTTAGGATCTGTCTTATTAACTTGGCGTTCCAGGTCCAGGTATCTAATTGCTCTGTGTTCGGGCTACAACACATAGGTTTCCCATCACCAGGTTCAATTTGGCAATCAGATACAATTGTTAAATGCCAGCTGGAGCTTAAAAGTTTCCTGAAAAAATATTCTGTTTGATTGCATGTTAATAAAACATTCCATCACAAAGAAATATATGTATAAATGCAATATCATTTGTTACAAATATAAATAGTATTAAGTCCTAAGAGAATAGGAAAGGTACCATCCATCGTTCGTTTATCAGAAGTAACAATCATTCCTGGTTTGCAGCCATGAGCTAGGAGATAGATGAAGAGGATGTCATCTGGGTTAGCATGATAAACCAGTGCGCAAAGCGCATGTAGTATGTTGGATTGAGTGGGCTGTAAGTAGGATGGCTCTTCGTCCTCAATCATAAGAGTGATGTTATCTTCTGGAAATCCACGCAGATCCATGAGCTGCTTTTTCATCCTCATAATGGGTCCTTTGATATCAATGTTCAACCGTGGATGCTTCAAACCAATCAACACAGCTTTCTTTTCCCCAACTGGTGATACATTTTCTTCTACCTCTATCTTTTCCTTTGATGGTATCAGATCCATTTCGATGCAAGTTATCAAACACATACACACTATCAGTTGAAGTAGGGAGCTGAAGCGTAACGTAAATTAATATCGCTATTAATCATTATGCGTGTTCTTCAATGAGTACTAATCGGACTATACTCACGCATAACCAAGCACGTGTGGCATGGATTGAAACTGAAAGGTCATAACAGAATCTAAAAttgttttcaaatttttgtAACTAATTTCAGTTGAAATGGTGCTTAGTAACTGGTAACGTGGAAGAAAAATCGATCTTATAGTTCAATATAAATAATgtccaaaataataaaatttatattttacttttcTTAAAGCAACTTCCATTATTAAGCAAAAGGCCTATTAATGCCAATATTTCAGCATTCACAAGTTTAGATGTTACTTTTAAACGAGAATAGAATCACTGAATGCTATAAGGCGCATGTCCACAAATTGAATCAAACAGTGACAGAACCATACATAAAAGGATGTCATGCAGAAAATGGCTTCACTTAGCAGTGGGAACCGGTGTCAATAGACTCGAGAAAAATCTAATACCAATTTAAGAATGAGCTCCAATGTGTGACGTGATGCATGTAAACCTAGTTGAGCAACTCGAACAAAATCTGAAACATAAAGCACAAAACTACAATTCCAAAGTAAATTTCATGTCTAATTTCCAAACATATAGCATTAAACAAGTGCCAAACTGTGATGAAAAATAAGATAATTACATGTTTAATTCCCTAAACCAAACATGAAACATCAAATAAATACTACCCTCTTGGTCTTTCACCATATCAACTCAAAAAAGAATCATCATAGCCATGGAGATGGTCACTGCAACCCAGCACAAGTTTTTGATGAATACCCTGCATCCTAAGTTTTTCCATAGCCTTTCGAGCGAGCTCCAAGTTTGTAACACGACCATTAGTCTCTTCAATTACATCGAGCACGGCATTGCTAAAACCCCCATATACTGTGGTTGTGGAAGGAGGAGCTACATTTTGATCATGTTGTTGCACAGCCATCAACAGAGTTGCACGTGAATCTGGAAGGAGATCAGTGTTCAGACTTTGAGTTACAACTTGATGATGTTGTGTTTGGTTCACATCTTCTTCCTGTGGATTATTCACCAAATATGTTACGAACTCTCTTACTTGATCCGAATCCGAGCCCTCTCTTACTTGATCCGAAATCATGACACTCGATGATGGCATTACAGGTTTCTCAGCAGGATCAGTTAATAGGCAATCAAATACAAATGTCAGAGTACAACCATTGCGGACGTTCTTTAGAAGTTCCCTGAAAAAATGTTCTGTTTCCATCGCAAAGAATTATACTAAGGCAATTTCACATTTCATAAAATTATACAGGAGCTAATGATtcatttacatttttatttattctctctttcatttacatttttacttcattatctcttttattttctatttatatCTCCCTTATATTTCAACAATATCATCCATCACATCCCTTATTTTCTTCCAAGGTCTCGACTCTATATCTACTAATATAATAGTTTGAGTAATAGGTTGACACTACAACCTGACTCACACCAAAGtgagataaaaagaaagaaaaaaaaaagaaaaatgagtaaTAAAGTAAATGATTTGATATGAAATATAAAGAGAAATAAGAACATGCAACGAGTTGGTTACCGAGTACTACAGGTACCACAATCAAAATGGAGTATGCATGAATGATAGGTAGTGGGAGAGTACCTGCAGGGATATCATCATTAGTGCCTTGAGAGGCATAAGGGGCTATGAGGTGGATGAAGAGGGTGTCAAATGGGTTAGCATCCTCAAACAGCGAGGCTAATGTATCTTCCATGTTGTACTCATCGGGCTGGGAGTAGGATGGTTCGTCCTGAATCATAAGAACgatgttattttctgaaaatCCACGCAGATCCATGAGGTTCTTTTTCATCCTTATAATGGATCCTTTGATATGATCATTGTTAATTCCTGGGTGCTTAAATCCAATCAACACAGCCTTCTTTTCCCCTGACACAGGCTCTATCTTCTGCTTTGACGTTATCAGACCCATTGTAATGGAGGTTACTTACCAGACCTGGCCTGGCCACTATTGGAGAGGTGAAGCCTAAGCGGAGATGACTCCACTATGAGCCGCAAAGCTCTCCTTATATTTTAGTTTAATTGGAAACAGAATCGATATTTTAATGTGATTGATATGAATGAATTTAAAAGTGGTAAGAGTTGGACAACATATAGGTTAGAGAGAGGAAGGTCTAGGGATCAATTCTTGACAGATGCAATTTAAAtatctgatgtaaaaaaaagaatttaaaaataaaatcaacaatTTAATTAATTGTATCTTTGATTGATTGCATTCTAATTAAATGTGTGAAATTATATTAGTATCTATTTCATATATGCTACATTGATATTTTAAGCATGTGTATAGAGAAACAAATTATTGTACTaatcttgatgattttatggCATTCATGGATCTTCGTTAGGTTTTTCATGATATTCTCATGTGAATATAAGACCTAGTCTTTGTCCCTCGCTGCAAATATTAGATAGGATTTGTAGctcttagtttttattttaaacatcACACAGAAATTTCTTTCCCTCAATCACCACATATATGGTAAGAGATCTCTCCAATTAAATCTCAGATAAAATTTATATTTGCTtgcctaaattttttttttaatacaatcaccaaaatttcaaatatttttttttagaagagGAATAGTATATGAGTTAAATTACTATGTGCAAAATCATTCAATTAAAAACcgctttaaaaaaattagaaatcataattttatcatgttataattaaatttgaatttaaatataTCCAAAGAAAAAAGCGAGAAATGTGATTAAATACATATATCAAACTCTTTATATTCTATTTAGATTTGCTTCTCAATCACCAAAATTCATTTCCAAATACAAATATTGTTCCACAAAATTTTATAGACGTTTTTGTATGTAACGGAATATATATAATTGTACTATTGAATTGAAGATAAAttaaatctatatctatattatattagaaaagaacaacttctagcatgacgtgtcgctctcacaggctaagttagtgacgtgtcgctcccagattaattctcacctaatattttacatgtaagctctttctccttggccccacttgccacatgtgctctgatttttccttaccttatttctccttaataaaaaaatacatttttaaattttagatttgattaggatttaggttttttatttcttgattttatcttaatttatttttgatttatttttagagtattaattaatttttatggtatttttattgaattttcggatttttaattaattccggattttatgagtttttattgtgatttgctagattttgatagcttttatctatctttatttagtacatttttaaattttagatttgattaggatttatattgtttaaaatacatttttaaattttagatttgattaggatttaggttttttatttcttgattttatcttaatttattttttatatattccaccaaaagagattctttagaagtcatggatggtgagtccattttatattctagatggaattttgcaatattttgatttcttttttatgttttctgattctcctttgtatgtgattctattttattcgtttttcttaatttgcatctaaaatttgtgtcctatgttataggaggtgaaacattgatctgtgtatgttttgattaacctaatcattgtcagtgaagtggattgagggagtgaaagaattgaggggagagaaaggagaagttgtagatttttttccttgcaacttttttatttggtaattttttctttttgcctgcttcttgcaccgaggaaattaattattattgttggtgcttgccgttacaactacagaactacatatcatggatgagattttactgcttatctttgtttgctcaagctatactattgaggttagacttttaaaactggtgctatcctttctaatatgctaaacgcctaaaccaatgttctaacaataaattgatttccttggcttccctggaaacatttgacatgaatttatccgtaggtacagaacgaaaatgaggtgcatacctctttctgactacactctctgattctcagctagctcaagatgaaacatgattgatgactcaagatcttatcttgctctcatttcaagtaagccacgaaacatgtaAGATCAGTACTCATGGAcgtttttctcagtccattatatgtatatattcaccatataagagatagagatgtgtgtttagtgttgcactactgtgatgcatatatagttttactgacttagttcatcaattctacatctatctatcatcattacatatattaaaagtcacttttcgaaggcaatattagattttataattaatcattgttctactatggttcaattaatcaaactttagtgtgattggaagtcttgcttgcatgagtgtgtaattatcacattacgatttagtatcagcatatgtttttgatttggttattgtactttcaacaacagtgctacataaatcaaagagttgttttaaccgttcaacaaatataatgggtctaaaatttctagaggggttttcttccattcatcttctttagtagcatgtgattagtttccccctacaaatagatctgattggttatggaaaccactggaaggccatagccaaaaagtggcttcaattcattatttggctttcatatctgtctgcaaatttgattgctatctttgcactatcatagctagattgatgttgcacatattactattatgtttggtggtctttagtctatcctactctaacatgtctatcaatctcacttcatgagttcttgattttctgttacttagaatgcagatacggccggaagctgctgatttggaagcaagtttcatttgaattatcatgggttcatattaattcatgttaaagttggacaacaatcaggaatagcacctaggattgctgctgatttggaagcaagtttcatttgattttttaattagaaataaatattttaatgatttaaattcaaaatgtgataccttcttactttatgaagtgcttttttatgctagagaacagactctggttgcagtgaaaacaaaatttgcatatgttgttaggtactgtgtggaatttgtgagtgtgtttgtggataatttataagaaaaacggtggtgatagtgaggtagagaaatctgagagagattttgatgtaaatggagattcttctttcttatgagattggacttttaacccttatccacaccattcgaaatttctattactattattttcgacacttatgtcactaacaaataataatctgatgtaatgtatattctttgtaatggagaattaagtagttgtttttaagagtcttttatatataattcagatgcaaacggtatgcactcagctatcacttgagcactagagcaagtaaagggagcatactactacaacaagctcaaaagcagaatagcatgatgaaactactagatattattaatgaaccaaatctttcagttccaaactgtcaagaccttcgctagaaatttgttctaaagtacgcccattagtactactataagagcaaagcaacatgcttcttatattgggagatagacaaaagcagaggttgccttagtaagctttctcacatggatcaacagaaaaagcaacagaaactcgatcgatgaaagttggaatggcaaggtttactcttaaagtcttcggcaggaggaggatacaagagatcgaccttgaagcaagcaaggtatggtgggtgtcatcatcttcatcgatattacccaccagatagacttgagaaaagactt
This portion of the Lotus japonicus ecotype B-129 chromosome 3, LjGifu_v1.2 genome encodes:
- the LOC130745050 gene encoding metacaspase-4-like; the encoded protein is MGLITSKQKIEPVSGEKKAVLIGFKHPGINNDHIKGSIIRMKKNLMDLRGFSENNIVLMIQDEPSYSQPDEYNMEDTLASLFEDANPFDTLFIHLIAPYASQGTNDDIPAEHFFRELLKNVRNGCTLTFVFDCLLTDPAEKPVMPSSSVMISDQVREGSDSDQVREFVTYLVNNPQEEDVNQTQHHQVVTQSLNTDLLPDSRATLLMAVQQHDQNVAPPSTTTVYGGFSNAVLDVIEETNGRVTNLELARKAMEKLRMQGIHQKLVLGCSDHLHGYDDSFLS